The following coding sequences are from one Microbacterium sp. SORGH_AS_0969 window:
- a CDS encoding TetR/AcrR family transcriptional regulator, protein MSRPPLAREAVLDAFTRILVDEGERAATVDATARSAGVSKGGLLYHFSSKSALEAALVERLEKLAREDVEEIERSTEGAVAAHIRSSQNTGSALDVTILAVSRLAQNGNDAATASLRRVRELWEDSLRGHTRDETALQIVLLVSDGLYFNAVLDLNAVPSPRVEGADLDKLIAAVVAATT, encoded by the coding sequence ATGAGCCGCCCCCCACTCGCCCGCGAAGCCGTCCTCGACGCGTTCACGCGCATCCTCGTCGACGAGGGAGAGCGCGCGGCGACCGTCGATGCCACCGCGCGATCGGCCGGTGTCTCCAAGGGCGGTCTCCTCTACCACTTCAGCTCCAAGAGCGCCCTCGAAGCGGCGCTCGTGGAGCGCCTCGAGAAGCTCGCGCGCGAAGACGTGGAAGAGATCGAGAGGTCCACGGAGGGCGCCGTCGCCGCGCACATCCGCTCATCGCAGAACACCGGCTCCGCGCTCGACGTGACGATCCTCGCGGTATCCCGCCTCGCGCAGAACGGCAACGACGCCGCCACCGCATCACTCCGACGCGTGCGCGAGCTCTGGGAAGATAGCCTGCGGGGCCACACCCGCGACGAGACCGCACTGCAGATCGTGCTGCTCGTCAGCGACGGCCTCTACTTCAACGCCGTTCTCGACCTCAACGCCGTCCCGAGCCCGCGGGTCGAGGGTGCTGACCTCGACAAGCTCATCGCCGCGGTCGTCGCGGCGACCACCTGA
- a CDS encoding DNA polymerase III subunit gamma/tau translates to MSTPRDDDALSWGGDDDPTLDVGDKRTPDPVGEPVAGPEPLVPQPPVSDAPPTREAPRAPEAAASVDSPSDATPDAAHSAPLGNVGLVGIGMVAATFLLFALGWLLSGRQLQSLGIPIPDVTVVAMTIGATLAPIVWFVTVLVLTRSWRTWQRFPLLILGIVLLVPWPFLSMGSLA, encoded by the coding sequence GTGAGCACACCGCGCGATGACGACGCCCTCTCGTGGGGCGGTGACGACGATCCGACTCTCGACGTCGGCGACAAGCGCACGCCCGACCCGGTGGGGGAGCCGGTCGCGGGACCGGAACCGCTCGTGCCTCAGCCCCCTGTTTCGGATGCGCCGCCGACACGCGAGGCGCCGCGCGCGCCCGAGGCCGCGGCATCCGTCGATTCCCCTTCGGACGCGACTCCGGATGCCGCGCATTCCGCGCCGCTCGGAAACGTCGGCCTCGTGGGCATCGGCATGGTGGCGGCGACGTTCCTGCTCTTCGCGCTCGGCTGGCTGCTTTCGGGACGCCAGCTCCAGAGCCTCGGCATCCCCATCCCGGATGTGACCGTCGTCGCGATGACGATCGGGGCCACCCTCGCCCCGATCGTGTGGTTCGTGACGGTCCTCGTGCTCACGCGGTCGTGGCGCACGTGGCAGCGATTCCCGCTGCTGATCCTGGGCATCGTCCTGCTCGTGCCGTGGCCGTTCCTGTCGATGGGATCTCTCGCATGA
- the serA gene encoding phosphoglycerate dehydrogenase: MTKPVVLIAEELSPATIDALGPDFDVRNVDGTDRPALLSALADAHAVLVRSATQIDAEALAAAPSLKVVARAGVGLDNVDIKSATAAGVMVVNAPTSNIISAAELTVGHVLSLARRIPAAHSSLAQGLWKRSLFTGTELFEKTIGIIGLGRIGALIAARLQAFDMRVIAYDPYVTAARAQQLGVQLVSLDELLEQSDFVTIHMPKTPETTGMIGAEQLRRMKKTAYVINVARGGLIDEEALFDALTAGEIAGAGLDVFSTEPPAEGGPARKLLDLPNVVVTPHLGASTEEAQEKAGVSVARSVKLALEGDLVPDAVNVAGGAIDPFVRPGIALVEMLGQFFSGLADSALTSLDIEVRGELAAYDVSVYRLAALKGYFSRIVSESVSYVNAPLFAEQRGVEARLVVEAESPLYRNITILRGTLADGSTLTVAGTLAGTRMVPKVVAINGYDIEVPIEKHHLVMRYADRPGIVAIYGQKLGEAGINIAGLQVAAPDATGRALSVLTVDSPVPDEILGAMREAVGADLFRQIDIVRRLTRQRSGEGVAGAAPFVVSGMVLYGVFMA; encoded by the coding sequence GTGACGAAGCCCGTCGTGCTCATCGCCGAAGAACTCTCTCCCGCCACGATCGACGCGCTCGGCCCCGACTTCGACGTGCGCAACGTCGACGGGACCGACCGCCCCGCGCTGCTCTCGGCCCTCGCCGACGCGCACGCGGTGCTCGTGCGCTCGGCCACCCAGATCGACGCCGAGGCTCTCGCCGCAGCGCCGTCGCTCAAGGTCGTCGCCCGTGCCGGTGTCGGCCTCGACAACGTCGACATCAAGTCGGCCACCGCGGCCGGAGTCATGGTCGTCAATGCGCCGACCTCCAACATCATCTCGGCCGCCGAGCTCACCGTCGGGCACGTGCTGTCTCTCGCCCGCCGCATCCCGGCTGCCCACTCCTCGCTCGCGCAGGGCCTGTGGAAGCGCAGCTTGTTCACCGGTACCGAGCTGTTCGAGAAGACGATCGGCATCATCGGTCTCGGACGCATCGGTGCGCTGATCGCCGCCCGGTTGCAGGCGTTCGACATGCGCGTGATCGCGTACGACCCCTACGTCACCGCGGCTCGTGCTCAGCAGCTCGGTGTGCAGCTCGTTTCGCTCGACGAGCTCCTCGAGCAGAGCGACTTCGTCACCATCCACATGCCCAAGACGCCCGAGACGACGGGAATGATCGGCGCCGAGCAGCTGCGCCGCATGAAGAAGACGGCGTACGTCATCAACGTCGCGCGAGGTGGCCTCATCGACGAGGAGGCGCTGTTCGACGCCCTCACCGCCGGCGAGATCGCCGGTGCCGGCCTCGACGTGTTCTCGACCGAGCCTCCCGCCGAGGGCGGCCCGGCGCGCAAGCTCCTCGACCTGCCGAACGTCGTGGTCACCCCGCACCTCGGCGCCAGCACCGAGGAAGCGCAGGAGAAGGCGGGTGTCTCCGTCGCCCGCTCCGTGAAGCTCGCCCTCGAGGGCGACCTCGTTCCGGATGCCGTGAACGTCGCCGGCGGCGCGATCGACCCGTTCGTGCGTCCCGGTATCGCGCTCGTCGAGATGCTCGGCCAGTTCTTCAGCGGCCTCGCCGACAGCGCCCTCACCAGCCTCGACATCGAGGTGCGCGGCGAGCTCGCCGCCTACGACGTGAGCGTCTACCGCCTCGCCGCGCTGAAGGGATACTTCAGCCGGATCGTCAGCGAGAGCGTGTCGTACGTCAACGCGCCGCTCTTCGCCGAACAGCGCGGGGTCGAGGCGCGGCTCGTCGTCGAAGCCGAGAGCCCGCTGTACCGCAACATCACGATCCTGCGCGGCACGCTCGCCGACGGCTCGACCCTGACGGTTGCGGGTACGCTCGCCGGAACCCGCATGGTGCCGAAGGTCGTCGCCATCAACGGCTACGACATCGAGGTGCCGATCGAGAAGCACCACCTCGTGATGCGCTACGCCGACCGCCCCGGCATCGTCGCGATCTACGGCCAGAAGCTGGGCGAGGCGGGCATCAACATCGCCGGTCTCCAGGTGGCGGCTCCGGATGCTACGGGCCGTGCGCTCTCGGTCCTCACCGTCGATTCGCCCGTGCCCGACGAGATCCTCGGCGCCATGCGCGAGGCCGTCGGCGCCGACCTGTTCCGGCAGATCGACATCGTCCGAAGACTGACGCGACAGCGTTCGGGGGAGGGGGTCGCGGGAGCGGCCCCCTTCGTCGTTTCCGGGATGGTTCTGTACGGGGTGTTCATGGCGTGA
- a CDS encoding 3-isopropylmalate dehydrogenase, with protein sequence MSRVVKLAVIPGDGIGPEVVAEAVKVLDAVTAESEVVFEKTHFSLGAGRYLETGDTLTDDDLAAIAAQDAILLGAVGGVPGDPRLKDANIERGLLLKLRFELDHYVNLRPSKLYPGAGGPLADPGDIDFVVVREGTEGPYVGNGGAIRRGTPHEVANETSVNTAFGVERVVRYAFALAERRRHKLTLVHKTNVLVHAGGMWKRIVDAVASEYPGVDVDYLHVDAATIFLVTNPGRFDVIVTDNLFGDILTDLAGAVTGGIGLAASGNINPDGAFPSMFEPVHGSAPDIAGTQKADPTAAILSVALLLDHLGLTDEAARVTRAVEDDIASRDGARSTAQIGDAIVERVQA encoded by the coding sequence ATGTCGCGTGTCGTGAAGCTGGCCGTCATCCCCGGTGACGGCATCGGTCCCGAGGTCGTTGCGGAGGCCGTGAAGGTCCTCGACGCGGTCACCGCCGAATCCGAAGTCGTCTTCGAGAAGACGCACTTCTCCCTCGGGGCGGGTCGCTACCTCGAGACGGGCGACACGCTCACCGATGACGACCTCGCGGCCATCGCAGCGCAGGATGCGATCCTGCTCGGCGCCGTCGGGGGAGTCCCCGGCGACCCGCGCCTGAAAGACGCGAACATCGAGCGGGGCCTTCTGCTGAAGCTTCGGTTCGAGCTCGACCACTACGTGAACCTGCGTCCGTCGAAGCTGTACCCCGGTGCGGGCGGTCCGCTCGCCGACCCGGGAGACATCGACTTCGTGGTCGTGCGCGAGGGCACCGAGGGCCCGTACGTCGGCAACGGCGGTGCGATCCGTCGCGGCACTCCGCACGAGGTCGCCAACGAGACGTCGGTGAACACCGCTTTCGGTGTCGAGCGAGTCGTCCGATACGCGTTCGCCCTCGCGGAACGTCGTCGCCATAAGCTCACGCTCGTGCACAAGACGAACGTGCTCGTGCACGCCGGCGGCATGTGGAAGCGGATCGTGGATGCCGTGGCATCCGAGTACCCCGGGGTCGACGTAGACTACCTGCACGTCGACGCGGCAACGATCTTCCTGGTCACGAACCCGGGCCGCTTCGACGTGATCGTCACCGACAACCTTTTCGGCGACATCCTGACCGACTTGGCCGGCGCCGTCACCGGAGGCATCGGCCTCGCCGCTTCGGGCAACATCAACCCCGACGGCGCGTTCCCCTCGATGTTCGAGCCCGTCCACGGATCGGCGCCCGACATCGCGGGCACCCAGAAGGCCGACCCCACGGCCGCGATCCTCTCCGTCGCCCTCCTGCTCGATCACCTCGGGCTCACCGACGAAGCCGCCCGCGTCACCCGCGCGGTCGAGGACGACATCGCGAGCCGCGACGGCGCCCGCAGCACCGCTCAGATCGGCGACGCCATCGTCGAACGCGTCCAGGCGTAA
- a CDS encoding MFS transporter — MLTSSLPTQDIAVTRAGWRGWFALAVLMLPVLLVSVDNTVLSFALPEIALDLQPSSIEQLWIIDVYPLVLAGLLVTMGTLGDRFGRKRMLLIGATGFAAVSALSAFAPTAAALIAGRALMGVFGAMLMPSTLSLLRSIFRDRDQRRFAIAIWASGFSAGAALGPIVGGFLLEHFSWGSVFLMAVPVLVPLLILAPIFVPESRDPAPGRFDPISVLLSLATMVPIVYGIKKLAVDGPVSLAPLLFVIGVVFGWLFVRRQRRLSAPMLDMTLFQRGTFSGAILVNLLSVVGLVGFLYFVAQHLQLVVGLTPMVAGFALLPGLALMIVSGLAVVPIAARFAPRVVVPIALGFSAVAYVMVALSTADLVQLVVAFGLLGVGIGAAETVSNELILSSAPSAKAGAASAVSETAYEVGAVLGTAVLGGILAAFYRAQLVLPAGLPDAAASAARETLAGAVAVSHILDDATLAEALRTAAAHAFDSGVVITALIGAGLIVVAGVIAATTLGGTRGTSTK, encoded by the coding sequence ATGCTCACCTCGTCGTTGCCCACGCAAGACATCGCCGTGACCCGCGCCGGGTGGCGTGGCTGGTTCGCGCTGGCGGTGCTCATGCTGCCCGTGCTCCTGGTCTCGGTCGACAACACGGTGTTGAGCTTCGCTCTCCCCGAGATCGCACTCGACCTGCAGCCGTCGAGCATCGAGCAGCTCTGGATCATCGACGTCTACCCGTTGGTTCTGGCTGGTCTCCTCGTCACGATGGGCACCCTCGGCGACCGCTTCGGCCGCAAGCGCATGCTGCTGATCGGCGCGACGGGTTTCGCAGCCGTGTCGGCGCTGTCCGCCTTCGCCCCGACGGCGGCTGCTCTCATCGCGGGCCGCGCGTTGATGGGCGTGTTCGGCGCGATGCTCATGCCCTCCACGCTGTCCCTGCTGCGGAGCATCTTCCGCGACCGTGATCAGCGTCGCTTCGCGATCGCGATCTGGGCCTCGGGCTTCTCGGCCGGCGCTGCGCTCGGTCCGATCGTCGGCGGCTTCCTGCTCGAGCACTTCTCGTGGGGCTCGGTATTCCTCATGGCGGTACCGGTGCTCGTGCCTCTGCTCATCCTCGCCCCGATCTTCGTGCCCGAGAGTCGCGACCCCGCGCCTGGCCGCTTCGACCCGATCAGCGTCCTCCTGTCGCTCGCGACCATGGTGCCGATCGTCTATGGCATCAAGAAGCTCGCCGTCGACGGCCCGGTGTCACTCGCGCCCCTGCTCTTCGTCATCGGCGTCGTCTTCGGCTGGTTGTTCGTGCGGCGTCAGCGGCGCCTGTCCGCGCCGATGCTCGACATGACGCTGTTCCAGCGCGGCACGTTCTCGGGCGCGATCCTCGTGAACCTGCTGAGCGTGGTCGGTCTCGTCGGGTTCCTGTACTTCGTCGCCCAGCATCTGCAGCTCGTCGTCGGGCTGACGCCGATGGTCGCGGGCTTCGCCCTGCTCCCGGGGCTCGCCCTCATGATCGTGTCCGGCCTCGCGGTCGTGCCCATCGCGGCGCGTTTCGCACCGCGCGTCGTCGTGCCGATCGCGCTCGGCTTCTCGGCGGTCGCCTACGTGATGGTCGCGCTCTCGACCGCCGACCTCGTTCAGCTCGTCGTGGCATTCGGTCTGCTGGGCGTCGGTATCGGTGCGGCTGAAACGGTGTCGAACGAGCTGATCCTGTCGAGCGCGCCCTCCGCGAAGGCGGGTGCCGCGAGCGCCGTCTCCGAGACGGCGTACGAGGTGGGCGCGGTGCTCGGAACGGCTGTGCTCGGCGGCATCCTGGCGGCGTTCTACCGCGCTCAGCTGGTCCTGCCAGCGGGGCTGCCCGATGCCGCGGCCTCAGCCGCCCGAGAAACCCTCGCCGGGGCTGTCGCCGTCTCGCACATCCTCGACGACGCCACCCTGGCCGAGGCTCTGCGGACCGCCGCGGCACACGCGTTCGACTCGGGTGTGGTCATCACGGCTCTGATCGGGGCGGGCCTCATCGTCGTCGCGGGTGTGATCGCTGCCACTACCCTGGGAGGAACCCGCGGCACGTCGACGAAGTGA